The proteins below come from a single Paracoccus sp. SCSIO 75233 genomic window:
- a CDS encoding TRAP transporter small permease has translation MTLDDKHAPDPDPDLIAAAETTAVDDDIDDSKYVSGLPGFLGVIDVAIARIEAVLLALGVLLMAVNTVANVVGRVIGQTIFFSEELNQALIILITFAGISYAARHGRHIRMSAFFDAMPFRMRKMMMVIIAAVTAAIMFLLTWYALVYVTEQASRGRLLPALQIPQWWIIVWSPLGFFLTGVQYALTAIKNLIDKDIWLSTSTLEGYDDTAEEEV, from the coding sequence ATGACGCTCGATGACAAGCACGCCCCTGATCCCGACCCCGATCTTATTGCCGCGGCCGAAACCACTGCTGTCGATGACGATATCGACGATTCCAAATATGTGTCCGGCTTGCCCGGCTTCTTGGGTGTGATCGACGTTGCCATCGCCCGGATCGAGGCGGTTTTGCTGGCCCTCGGCGTTCTGCTGATGGCTGTGAATACGGTGGCGAATGTCGTCGGGCGGGTGATCGGGCAGACGATCTTCTTTTCGGAGGAGCTGAATCAGGCGCTCATTATCCTGATCACATTCGCCGGAATCTCCTACGCCGCGCGTCATGGCAGGCATATCCGCATGTCCGCCTTTTTCGACGCCATGCCGTTCAGGATGCGCAAGATGATGATGGTCATCATTGCTGCCGTTACGGCGGCGATAATGTTCCTGCTGACATGGTACGCGCTTGTTTACGTCACGGAGCAGGCATCGCGCGGACGGTTGCTGCCGGCGCTTCAGATCCCGCAATGGTGGATCATCGTCTGGAGCCCGCTGGGGTTTTTCCTGACCGGCGTGCAATACGCGCTGACCGCCATCAAGAACCTGATCGACAAGGATATCTGGCTGTCGACCAGCACGCTTGAGGGCTACGACGACACTGCGGAAGAGGAGGTCTGA
- the dctP gene encoding TRAP transporter substrate-binding protein DctP, producing the protein MTYKTLTAASVAALLLGTAGASADTWRYAFEEALEEVQGIYAQKFKEEVEANSDHTVELYPFGTLGESADIMEQTQSGILQFVDQSPGFTGALIPEAQVFFVPYLLPEDQDALFSFFRNSKAIKEMFPPLYAEQGLELLTMFPEGEVVMTTQEPVKSPEDLNEVKFRVMTNPLIVESYQAFGATPTPLPWGEVYGAMQTGIIQGQENPAFFVESTKMYEVTDHITRAGHNNFTTAVMANKEFYDGLSDEDKEVVQNATQAAFDYILEYQDGLTEESLQKIQDAKPEMTITTLTEEERQPFKDTAASVEAEFLEIGGDQAQAILDQMKADLAAASGGADAGEAAAEGEEAPAN; encoded by the coding sequence ATGACCTACAAGACCCTCACAGCCGCCAGTGTCGCCGCGCTTCTGCTGGGAACCGCCGGTGCTTCGGCAGATACCTGGCGCTATGCGTTCGAAGAGGCTCTCGAAGAGGTGCAGGGCATCTATGCCCAGAAATTCAAGGAAGAGGTGGAAGCCAATTCCGATCATACGGTCGAACTCTATCCCTTCGGTACGCTGGGCGAATCGGCTGACATCATGGAACAGACCCAGTCGGGTATCCTGCAATTCGTTGACCAGTCGCCGGGCTTCACGGGTGCGCTGATCCCGGAGGCGCAGGTGTTCTTCGTGCCGTATCTGCTGCCGGAAGATCAGGACGCGCTGTTCAGCTTCTTCCGCAACTCCAAGGCCATCAAGGAGATGTTCCCGCCGCTTTACGCGGAGCAGGGGCTTGAGCTGCTGACCATGTTCCCGGAAGGCGAGGTCGTGATGACCACGCAGGAGCCGGTGAAATCGCCGGAGGACCTGAACGAGGTCAAGTTCCGGGTCATGACCAATCCGCTGATCGTCGAAAGCTATCAGGCATTCGGCGCGACGCCGACCCCGCTGCCGTGGGGCGAGGTGTACGGCGCCATGCAGACGGGTATCATTCAGGGTCAGGAAAACCCGGCCTTCTTCGTGGAATCGACGAAGATGTATGAGGTGACGGATCACATCACCCGTGCGGGTCACAACAACTTCACGACCGCTGTCATGGCCAACAAGGAATTCTATGACGGGCTGTCCGATGAGGACAAGGAAGTTGTGCAGAACGCCACGCAGGCCGCCTTCGACTATATCCTTGAATATCAGGATGGTCTGACGGAGGAATCGCTTCAGAAAATTCAGGATGCGAAACCTGAAATGACCATCACCACGCTGACCGAGGAAGAGCGCCAGCCATTCAAGGACACGGCGGCGTCGGTTGAGGCTGAGTTCCTTGAGATTGGTGGCGATCAGGCGCAGGCGATCCTCGATCAGATGAAGGCGGACCTTGCTGCTGCGTCTGGTGGTGCGGATGCCGGCGAAGCCGCTGCCGAAGGTGAAGAAGCTCCTGCCAACTGA
- a CDS encoding Lrp/AsnC family transcriptional regulator has translation MNAPRLDDRDIAILATLSREGRIAKTDLAARVNLSPTPCWERMKRLEKAGYIRGYQAEIDLATLGPHVQVFVTVELESHRAESFQTFERIVAAMSEITGCWAIGGGYDYLMQVVTVDVAAFQTLMDGLLESRAGVRRYYSYIVTKPVKNVSPASALLHP, from the coding sequence ATGAACGCGCCGCGCCTTGATGACCGGGATATTGCCATCCTCGCGACCCTCTCCCGTGAGGGCCGCATCGCCAAGACCGACCTTGCCGCGCGGGTGAACCTGTCACCGACGCCTTGCTGGGAACGAATGAAGCGGCTGGAGAAGGCCGGGTATATCAGGGGCTATCAGGCCGAGATTGACCTCGCCACGCTGGGTCCGCATGTGCAGGTCTTCGTTACGGTAGAGCTGGAAAGCCACCGTGCCGAGAGCTTCCAGACATTCGAACGCATCGTCGCCGCCATGTCCGAGATCACAGGCTGCTGGGCGATAGGCGGGGGATATGACTATCTTATGCAGGTTGTCACCGTGGACGTCGCTGCGTTTCAAACACTTATGGACGGGCTGTTGGAAAGCCGTGCCGGTGTTCGCCGCTACTATAGTTATATCGTGACCAAGCCGGTGAAGAACGTCTCCCCCGCATCCGCCCTTCTCCACCCGTAG